Proteins encoded in a region of the Panthera tigris isolate Pti1 chromosome B2, P.tigris_Pti1_mat1.1, whole genome shotgun sequence genome:
- the PAQR8 gene encoding membrane progestin receptor beta, with the protein MTTAILERLSTLSVSGQQLRRLPKLLEDGLPKMPCTVPETDVPQLFREPYIHTGYRPTGHEWRYYFFSLFQKHNEVVNVWTHLLAALAVLLRFWAFAEAEALPWASTRSLPLLLFILSSITYLTCSLLAHLLQSKSELSHYTFYFVDYVGVSVYQYGSALAHFFYSSDQAWYELFWLFFLPAAAFCGWLSCAGCCYAKYRYRRPYPVMRKICQVVPAGLAFVLDISPVAHRVALCHLAGCQEQAAWYHTLQILFFLVSAYFFSCPVPEKYFPGSCDIVGHGHQIFHAFLAICTLSQLEAILLDYQGRQEIFQQRHGPLSVYTACLSFFFLAACSAATAALLRHKVKDRLTKKDS; encoded by the coding sequence ATGACGACCGCCATCTTGGAGCGCCTGAGCACCCTGTCGGTGAGCGGGCAGCAGCTGCGCCGCCTGCCCAAGCTCCTGGAGGACGGCCTTCCCAAGATGCCCTGCACCGTCCCCGAGACGGACGTGCCCCAGCTCTTCCGGGAGCCCTACATCCACACCGGCTACCGCCCTACGGGCCACGAGTGGCGCTACTACTTCTTCAGCCTCTTTCAGAAGCACAACGAGGTGGTCAACGTCTGGACCCACCTGCTGGCCGCCCTGGCCGTCCTCTTGCGATTCTGGGCCTTCGCTGAGGCCGAGGCCTTGCCGTGGGCCTCCACCCGCTCGCTGCCCCTGCTCCTCTTTATCCTGTCCTCCATCACTTACCTCACGTGCAGCCTTCTGGCCCACCTGCTGCAGTCCAAGTCGGAGCTCTCGCACTACACCTTCTACTTCGTGGACTACGTGGGCGTGAGCGTCTACCAGTATGGCAGTGCCTTGGCTCACTTCTTCTACAGTTCCGACCAGGCCTGGTACGAGCTGTTCTGGCTCTTCTTCTTGCCAGCAGCTGCCTTCTGTGGCTGGTTATCTTGCGCCGGCTGTTGCTATGCCAAGTATCGCTACCGCAGGCCTTACCCAGTCATGAGGAAGATCTGTCAAGTGGTGCCGGCAGGGCTGGCCTTCGTCCTAGACATCAGCCCCGTGGCACACCGCGTGGCCCTGTGCCACCTGGCTGGCTGCCAGGAGCAGGCGGCCTGGTACCATACTCTCCAGATCCTCTTCTTCCTGGTCAGCGCCTATTTCTTCTCCTGCCCGGTTCCTGAGAAGTACTTCCCAGGTTCCTGTGACATTGTGGGCCACGGGCATCAGATCTTCCACGCCTTCCTGGCCATCTGTACGCTCTCCCAGCTGGAGGCCATCCTCCTGGACTACCAGGGGCGGCAGGAGATCTTTCAGCAGCGCCACGGCCCCCTGTCTGTCTACACGGCTtgtctgtctttcttcttcttggcGGCTTGCAGCGCTGCCACCGCAGCCCTCCTGAGGCACAAAGTCAAGGACAGGCTGACAAAGAAAGATTCTTGA